One Polypterus senegalus isolate Bchr_013 chromosome 10, ASM1683550v1, whole genome shotgun sequence DNA segment encodes these proteins:
- the LOC120536280 gene encoding mast cell protease 1A-like, which produces MITREAMLRMYLTAITIVCLGLAGVSGVKIIDGTVAVPHSWPYMAYLKIIKEREVHMCGGILIYPNVILTAAHCKGKNITVILGAHFWSENEKSQQTIPVQEMIPHEAYNNKTFENDIMILKLKSNATITKEVKTIQLPSKDERFVPGTTCSVAGWGSTISSGTQSNVLREVTVKIQERCYSASLICARGTGRKGICVGDSGGPLVCQGRNNIPTAAGIVSYSVSYNCEDADRHDVYVKVSAYLNWIKTKIEVSSSA; this is translated from the exons ATGATCACACGTGAAGCCATGCTACGAATGTACTTGACCGCCATCACCATCGTCTGCCTCGGACTGGCAG GTGTCTCTGGAGTCAAAATCATTGATGGGACAGTCGCCGTACCCCACAGCTGGCCTTACATGGCATATTTGAAGATAATAAAAGAGCGAGAGGTGCATATGTGTGGAGGGATCCTCATTTACCCTAACGTCATCCTGACGGCAGCTCATTGCAAAGGAAA GAACATCACTGTGATTCTGGGGGCTCATTTCTGGTCAGAAAATGAGAAGTCCCAGCAGACAATACCAGTGCAGGAAATGATTCCTCATGaagcatataataataaaacctttgaaaatgaCATCATGATTCTGAAG CTGAAGTCCAATGCTACAATCACAAAAGAAGTGAAAACAATCCAACTGCCAAGCAAAGACGAGCGCTTTGTGCCTGGCACCACCTGCTCGGTGGCAGGATGGGGAAGTACAATATCTTCTGGGACTCAAAGCAATGTTCTGAGAGAGGTGACTGTGAAGATCCAGGAACGCTGTTACTCTGCTTCACTGATCTGTGCACGAGGCACCGGCAGAAAGGGAATCTGTGTT GGAGACTCTGGAGGTCCACTAGTTTGTCAAGGAAGAAACAACATCCCTACCGCTGCAGGAATTGTGTCTTACTCTGTGTCATATAACTGTGAGGATGCTGATCGGCATGACGTGTACGTAAAAGTGTCTGCATACCTTAACTGGATCAAAACTAAAATTGAAGTTAGCTCTTCTGCTTGA